A window of Longispora fulva contains these coding sequences:
- a CDS encoding C40 family peptidase: MSRVPVRLVALAAGALAVLATGVFLVVRSDGAAPVPTEVASGAPSATARATAALQFRRLQDPPRTEVLGGDGSTVAVFTDTSRTVRLTGPERVFAEPKYTPATVRTDQWIRLAPHPWSAGQETQPWFAPWLKSATADRTPDVLGVAMEYGYGAQPLTDPTGQQIAGDAAFGPLSDADPDGRAENSDFYDYLGVPWSFPDGKKEQPDPERIHSLDCSGFIRMVYGYRLGLPLRGTNTPGEGALPRRAYAMAEFGPGQIVIPNSGTQARDFDKLQPGDLLFFHTASAEGASIEHMGIYLGIDDAGHQRFISSRTKANGPTLGDAGGESILDGTGYWAVRFRTARRV, encoded by the coding sequence GTGAGCCGGGTACCCGTCCGACTCGTCGCGCTCGCCGCCGGGGCGCTCGCCGTCCTGGCGACCGGCGTGTTCCTCGTAGTCCGTTCCGACGGCGCCGCCCCCGTCCCGACCGAGGTCGCGTCGGGGGCCCCGTCGGCGACCGCGCGGGCCACGGCCGCCCTCCAGTTCCGCCGATTACAGGACCCGCCCCGCACCGAAGTCCTCGGCGGCGACGGGAGCACGGTCGCCGTGTTCACCGACACCAGCAGGACCGTCCGGCTGACCGGCCCGGAACGGGTCTTCGCCGAGCCGAAGTACACCCCGGCGACCGTACGGACCGACCAGTGGATCCGGCTCGCCCCGCACCCGTGGTCCGCCGGCCAGGAGACCCAGCCGTGGTTCGCCCCATGGCTGAAGTCCGCCACCGCCGACCGCACCCCCGACGTGCTCGGCGTGGCCATGGAATACGGCTACGGCGCGCAACCGCTGACCGACCCGACCGGCCAGCAGATCGCCGGCGACGCCGCATTCGGCCCCCTGTCGGACGCCGACCCCGACGGCCGCGCCGAGAACTCCGACTTCTACGACTACCTCGGCGTGCCGTGGTCGTTCCCCGACGGGAAGAAGGAGCAGCCCGACCCCGAACGGATCCACAGCCTCGACTGCTCCGGCTTCATCCGGATGGTCTACGGGTACCGGCTCGGCCTCCCGCTCCGCGGCACGAACACCCCGGGCGAGGGGGCTCTCCCCCGGCGCGCGTACGCGATGGCGGAGTTCGGCCCCGGCCAGATCGTGATCCCCAACTCCGGCACCCAGGCCCGGGACTTCGACAAACTCCAGCCCGGAGACCTGCTGTTCTTCCACACCGCGTCCGCGGAGGGCGCCTCCATCGAACACATGGGCATCTACCTCGGCATCGACGACGCCGGGCACCAGCGGTTCATCTCCAGCCGGACGAAGGCCAACGGGCCGACGCTGGGCGACGCCGGTGGGGAGTCGATCCTCGACGGGACCGGGTACTGGGCGGTGCGGTTCCGGACGGCACGCCGGGTCTGA
- a CDS encoding 2'-5' RNA ligase family protein: MTEGYPARTRPDRTGRGPRIDRPATGLGGWWAGAGGHNGVNECGGAMDGQPRTALVAPVPAADRILAAVAVDHPAAVRTGLPAHVTLLYPFVPAIDLEDHGLSWLREFAAAQPPVELEFTEVHHTADFVYLPAAPLGPLVRAARDRWPALAPYAGRFGADPEPHVTVGMRHPAAAEIAEIVAGLLPVRQVVDELWVGVRDQGWTITGTFALTGD; this comes from the coding sequence ATGACCGAAGGCTACCCGGCGCGCACCCGCCCCGACCGCACAGGCCGCGGACCGCGAATCGACCGACCGGCGACGGGCCTCGGCGGGTGGTGGGCCGGGGCGGGCGGGCACAATGGCGTCAACGAGTGCGGAGGTGCCATGGACGGCCAGCCCAGAACGGCCCTGGTGGCCCCGGTCCCGGCCGCCGACCGGATCCTCGCGGCCGTCGCCGTCGACCACCCGGCCGCCGTGCGCACCGGCCTGCCGGCGCACGTCACCCTGCTGTACCCGTTCGTGCCCGCCATCGACCTCGAGGACCACGGGCTGTCATGGCTGCGGGAGTTCGCCGCCGCCCAGCCGCCGGTCGAGCTGGAGTTCACCGAGGTCCACCACACCGCGGACTTCGTCTACCTGCCGGCGGCCCCACTCGGCCCGCTGGTGCGCGCGGCCCGGGACCGGTGGCCGGCGCTGGCCCCGTACGCCGGCCGGTTCGGGGCGGACCCGGAGCCGCACGTGACCGTGGGGATGCGCCATCCGGCGGCCGCGGAGATCGCGGAGATCGTCGCCGGGCTGTTGCCGGTGCGGCAGGTGGTGGACGAGTTGTGGGTGGGCGTGCGCGACCAGGGCTGGACGATCACCGGCACGTTCGCCCTGACCGGCGACTGA
- a CDS encoding MFS transporter produces MSQIVPSHRARWLAVLVLCVGQLMIILDATIVNVALPAIQRDLGFTQSGLGWVVNAYLIPFGGLLLLAGRLGDLIGRRRMFVLGLAVFTAASLLCGLADSRELLIAARFVQGVGGAMTSAVILGMVVTMFSTPKETARAIGFYSFVGAAGASIGVLGGGVLTQTLTWHWIFLVNLPIGIGTLFAARLVARDRGTGLAAGADILGAALVTSGLMLAIYTIVGSAERSTPATAALGTLSAALLAGFVLRQARARTPLLPLRVLRSRQVSAGNVVQALMVAAMFGFQIPVALYVQQVLGYSSLMTGVSFLPITAAIGVVALGLSARLITRFGPRAVTLTGLPLIGVGFALLARLPVHGSFVTDLLPSMLLLGLGVGLALPAVATLAMSGARPEDSGIASGLVNTTQQVGGAFGLAVLLTLATSRTDGLLAAGESAPAALTGGYHLAFGIGVGVVAVATVLAALLLRPAVVPVGTERVAEPVLVG; encoded by the coding sequence ATGTCACAGATCGTCCCGTCCCACCGTGCCCGCTGGCTCGCCGTTCTCGTCCTCTGCGTCGGCCAGCTCATGATCATTCTTGACGCGACCATCGTGAACGTCGCACTGCCGGCCATCCAACGCGACCTGGGCTTCACCCAGTCGGGCCTCGGCTGGGTCGTCAACGCCTACCTGATCCCCTTCGGCGGCCTGCTGCTCCTCGCCGGCCGGCTCGGCGACCTGATCGGCCGCCGCCGGATGTTCGTCCTCGGCCTCGCGGTGTTCACCGCGGCGTCCCTGCTCTGCGGCCTCGCCGACAGCCGCGAACTCCTGATCGCCGCCCGGTTCGTCCAGGGCGTCGGCGGGGCGATGACCTCCGCCGTCATCCTCGGCATGGTGGTCACCATGTTCAGCACGCCGAAGGAGACCGCCCGGGCCATCGGCTTCTACAGCTTCGTGGGCGCGGCCGGCGCCTCCATCGGGGTACTGGGCGGCGGCGTCCTCACCCAGACCCTCACCTGGCACTGGATCTTCCTCGTCAACCTCCCGATCGGCATCGGCACCCTGTTCGCCGCGCGCCTCGTCGCCCGCGACCGGGGCACCGGTCTCGCCGCCGGCGCGGACATCCTCGGCGCGGCCCTGGTCACCTCCGGCCTGATGCTCGCGATCTACACCATCGTCGGATCCGCCGAGCGGTCCACCCCCGCAACGGCAGCCCTCGGCACGCTGTCCGCCGCGCTGCTCGCCGGCTTCGTCCTCCGCCAGGCCCGGGCACGCACCCCGCTCCTGCCGCTGCGCGTCCTCCGCTCCCGCCAGGTGTCCGCCGGCAACGTCGTGCAGGCCCTGATGGTCGCGGCCATGTTCGGCTTCCAGATCCCCGTCGCCCTGTACGTCCAACAGGTCCTCGGCTACAGCTCCCTCATGACCGGGGTGTCGTTCCTGCCCATCACCGCCGCGATCGGCGTCGTCGCCCTCGGGCTGTCGGCCCGCCTGATCACCCGGTTCGGCCCGCGCGCCGTGACCCTGACCGGGCTGCCGCTGATCGGGGTGGGCTTCGCGCTGCTGGCCCGGCTGCCGGTACACGGCTCGTTCGTCACCGACCTGCTCCCGTCGATGCTGCTCCTCGGACTCGGCGTCGGCCTGGCACTGCCGGCGGTGGCCACGCTCGCGATGTCCGGGGCCCGGCCGGAGGACTCCGGGATCGCGTCCGGTCTGGTCAACACCACCCAACAGGTCGGCGGGGCGTTCGGGCTCGCGGTGCTGCTCACCCTGGCCACGTCCCGGACGGACGGGCTGCTCGCCGCGGGGGAGAGCGCGCCGGCGGCGTTGACCGGGGGCTACCACCTGGCGTTCGGGATCGGGGTGGGCGTCGTGGCCGTCGCCACGGTCCTCGCGGCCCTCCTGCTCCGGCCCGCCGTGGTGCCGGTCGGCACAGAGCGGGTCGCCGAGCCGGTGCTCGTGGGCTGA
- a CDS encoding MarR family winged helix-turn-helix transcriptional regulator, with product MSAPTVTDVSFLLSHAGHVLSTQMTAAFEELGVSPRGYCVLNHATRAELTQNQLAELSDLDKTTMVVTLDALEGAGLAERRPSATDRRARIVHVTEAGRVVVERGRLVSSGVHQAVLDALPAGEREAFVAALTRLVEGHLARPAESATVVRRARRTQK from the coding sequence ATGAGCGCACCGACCGTCACCGATGTCAGCTTCCTGCTGTCCCACGCCGGGCACGTGCTGTCCACCCAGATGACGGCGGCCTTCGAGGAGCTGGGCGTCTCACCGCGCGGCTACTGCGTGCTCAACCACGCGACCCGCGCCGAGCTGACCCAGAACCAGCTCGCGGAGCTCTCCGACCTCGACAAGACCACGATGGTCGTCACTCTCGACGCCCTGGAGGGCGCGGGGCTCGCCGAGCGCCGGCCGTCGGCGACCGACCGCCGAGCGCGGATCGTGCACGTGACCGAGGCGGGTCGGGTCGTCGTGGAGCGGGGCCGGCTGGTGTCGTCGGGCGTGCACCAGGCCGTGCTCGACGCGCTGCCGGCGGGGGAGCGCGAGGCGTTCGTGGCCGCGCTGACCCGGCTGGTCGAGGGGCATCTGGCCCGGCCGGCGGAGTCCGCGACCGTGGTGCGCCGGGCCCGGCGTACCCAAAAATAA
- a CDS encoding FAD-dependent monooxygenase, which yields MTNSRNTSVLISGASVGGPALAYWLTRYGFSVTIVERAPALRPGGQAIDVRGPALEVAERMGLLADLRAHSTAMRGMTMVDGDGNEIYRSEERTLTGGELASPDVEIMRDDLARLLCDAAGEEVEYLFDDSIAALDEDGAGVHVTFEKTPPRTFDLVVGADGLHSTVRRLAFGPEVDHIHHLGTYLAVFTAPNFLDLDHWQVFCQAGRYGGGIMSARDNAEARVFVGFESAEPLDYDHRDVGAQKRLLADHYADAGWEFPRALTYMWDAPDFHFDSMSQIRMDSWSRGRVVLLGDAGYCGSPLSGQGTSMAMVGAYVLAGELRAAGDHTAAFENYEKELRGYVAANQRLALTNKARVEARMSGEAVDFQDFGEVVNALVLKDY from the coding sequence ATGACGAACTCGCGGAACACCTCGGTCCTGATCTCCGGTGCCAGCGTCGGCGGCCCGGCACTCGCGTACTGGCTGACCCGGTACGGCTTCTCCGTCACGATCGTCGAGCGCGCCCCGGCCCTGCGCCCCGGCGGCCAGGCCATCGACGTGCGCGGCCCGGCTCTGGAGGTGGCCGAGCGGATGGGCCTGCTGGCCGACCTGCGCGCGCACAGCACCGCCATGCGCGGCATGACCATGGTCGACGGCGACGGCAACGAGATCTACCGCAGCGAGGAGCGCACCCTGACCGGCGGCGAGCTGGCCAGCCCGGACGTCGAGATCATGCGCGACGACCTGGCCCGACTGCTGTGCGACGCGGCGGGGGAGGAGGTCGAGTACCTGTTCGACGACTCGATCGCCGCCCTCGACGAGGACGGCGCGGGCGTGCACGTCACGTTCGAGAAGACCCCGCCGCGCACGTTCGACCTGGTCGTCGGCGCGGACGGGCTGCACTCCACCGTCCGGCGGCTCGCGTTCGGGCCGGAGGTCGACCACATCCACCACCTGGGCACGTACCTGGCGGTGTTCACGGCGCCCAACTTCCTCGACCTCGACCACTGGCAGGTGTTCTGCCAAGCTGGCCGGTACGGCGGCGGCATCATGAGCGCCCGCGACAACGCCGAGGCCCGGGTGTTCGTCGGCTTCGAGTCCGCTGAGCCGCTCGACTACGACCACCGCGACGTCGGGGCCCAGAAGCGGCTGCTCGCCGACCACTACGCCGACGCAGGTTGGGAGTTCCCCCGGGCGCTGACGTACATGTGGGACGCGCCCGACTTCCACTTCGACTCGATGAGCCAGATCCGGATGGACAGCTGGTCGCGCGGCCGGGTGGTCCTGCTCGGCGACGCCGGATACTGCGGCTCCCCGCTGTCCGGCCAGGGCACGAGCATGGCGATGGTCGGCGCGTACGTCCTCGCCGGCGAGCTGCGGGCCGCCGGCGACCACACGGCGGCCTTCGAGAACTACGAGAAGGAACTGCGCGGGTACGTCGCCGCCAACCAGCGGCTCGCCCTCACCAACAAGGCCCGGGTGGAGGCCCGGATGTCGGGGGAGGCCGTCGACTTCCAGGACTTCGGCGAGGTCGTCAACGCGCTCGTCCTGAAGGACTACTGA
- a CDS encoding MarR family winged helix-turn-helix transcriptional regulator, translating into MSDTEGPTPGFLVWRLSMRWRAAVDRALAPLGLTHAQYSLLGSLHGMHAAGQRPSQRQLADHTGLEPLYVSKLARTLEAAGLVARTPDPVDTRAVRLALTATGVRVTGEAVTVVRDVFDQLLAPLGGLDGARTRAFARELSTLLDVPVKE; encoded by the coding sequence ATGAGCGACACGGAGGGGCCCACGCCCGGTTTCCTGGTCTGGCGGCTGTCCATGCGGTGGCGGGCGGCCGTCGACCGGGCGCTGGCACCGCTGGGCCTGACCCACGCGCAGTACTCGCTGCTGGGGTCATTGCACGGCATGCACGCCGCCGGCCAGCGGCCCAGCCAGCGCCAGCTCGCCGACCACACCGGCCTCGAACCGCTCTACGTGTCCAAGCTCGCCCGGACCCTCGAGGCCGCAGGTCTCGTGGCCCGGACCCCCGACCCGGTCGACACCCGCGCGGTGCGGCTGGCGCTGACCGCCACCGGCGTGCGCGTCACCGGCGAGGCGGTCACCGTCGTCCGCGACGTCTTCGACCAGCTCCTGGCACCCCTGGGCGGCCTCGACGGCGCCCGCACCCGGGCCTTCGCCCGCGAACTGTCCACCCTGCTCGACGTACCCGTCAAGGAGTGA
- a CDS encoding MarR family winged helix-turn-helix transcriptional regulator, protein MSVTHTLNGQVIGRTALAVFAVRDRLLGRAGITFHQATALFAVATAGGSTDRAGLLAQLTGSLQIDGPTAETVLAELADAGLVELSESLVTNTAAGGTLNAAVRAELDELTESLYGDLPAEERATAGRLLATVTARANAVLAAA, encoded by the coding sequence ATGTCCGTCACCCACACCCTCAACGGCCAGGTCATCGGCCGGACCGCCCTGGCCGTCTTCGCCGTCCGCGACCGGCTGCTCGGCCGGGCCGGGATCACCTTCCACCAGGCGACCGCGCTGTTCGCCGTCGCCACGGCCGGCGGGTCCACCGACCGCGCCGGGCTCCTCGCGCAGCTGACCGGCAGCCTGCAGATCGACGGGCCGACGGCGGAGACCGTCCTCGCCGAGCTGGCCGACGCCGGCCTGGTCGAACTCTCGGAGTCCCTGGTCACGAACACCGCGGCCGGCGGCACGCTCAACGCCGCGGTCCGGGCCGAACTCGACGAGCTCACCGAGAGCCTGTACGGGGACCTGCCCGCCGAGGAACGCGCCACCGCCGGGCGACTGCTGGCCACCGTCACCGCCCGCGCGAACGCCGTCCTCGCGGCGGCCTGA
- a CDS encoding helix-turn-helix transcriptional regulator, which translates to MPNAPDLVLGRDPELSRLSGWVDDVVAGRGRAALVEGELGIGKSTLVRAAGRAAADRGCQVFWGAGDELGQALPLLPLLEALRVRESDDPRRVAIVRTLRGEFTHTGPVSAAAEQLVALVDELCATPAVLVIDDLQWADDTSLAVWERLARAVRQLPLLLIGVLRAGPRSGRLAALRRAVGPGSTLRLGRLTEPSIVDLVSALAGGRPGGGLLGLAAGAAGNPLYLTELVGALARGGGLAVDAAGDVESTGQPPTSLSAAIADRLGFLPEPVRQVLRAAALLGGDFTVPDLAVVSGRPVAELAGTLAEARAAGVLTGSLAFRHPLIRTALYDELPAPVRAAWHLDAGRALADAGASVDRVARQVLPAVAGTPDTEPVDPWVVRWLHSAAAALVGQAPQVAVELLRRAVPGRSDGVLASRLADALYRVGDPAAAEKVASRALLLASDPDVVVDLHWTLTQCRTLTGTSSDFLPEALAAAEPGSRHRARLLVLTARTHWGTGHVDTAARVAAEALDLGTAVGDRWATSWALHVLTIVAMTRGAVADALPLFERALAEADAEPGLTDLRLLLQINQAGAFGELDRQAEALAAVQQVGQLADRTGNVVRLAQAHSALGQLSLDAGRWDDALAEVDVLPAELKDPAVACCDHGVAAVIGFHRSQPELARGHLAAAGPYADRIGDRLVGPLALARSLDHELAGEPAAALAVLGEARDLLPEAVRLAVALGDRDRAGELTLLAERLACDQPVPHRLAVALHCRGQLDGDPAALLLAADRYQDSGRALPRAVALEAGAAAFAEHGDKTSARAAYARAFDAYTALGATWDLARLGARLRTHGIRRGPQGSHRRTYTGWDSLTPTEVRIAALVVEGLSNPQIGARLFLSPRTVGTHVSHILAKLGVHSRIDIARESGLRASS; encoded by the coding sequence ATGCCGAATGCCCCTGACCTGGTGCTGGGCCGCGATCCGGAGCTGTCCCGCCTGTCAGGCTGGGTGGATGACGTCGTGGCCGGACGCGGCCGGGCGGCCCTCGTGGAGGGAGAGCTGGGGATCGGCAAGTCCACCCTGGTCCGCGCCGCCGGCCGCGCCGCCGCCGACCGGGGCTGCCAGGTGTTCTGGGGCGCCGGCGACGAACTCGGCCAGGCACTGCCCCTGCTGCCGCTCCTGGAGGCGTTGCGGGTCCGCGAGTCCGACGACCCGCGCCGGGTGGCGATCGTGCGCACGCTGCGCGGGGAGTTCACCCACACCGGGCCGGTCTCCGCCGCGGCGGAGCAGCTCGTGGCCCTCGTCGACGAGCTGTGCGCCACGCCCGCCGTGCTGGTCATCGACGACCTGCAGTGGGCCGACGACACCAGCCTCGCGGTGTGGGAACGCCTCGCCCGCGCCGTCCGACAGCTCCCCCTGCTCCTGATCGGGGTGCTGCGGGCCGGCCCCCGGTCCGGACGGCTCGCCGCGCTCCGGCGCGCCGTCGGGCCCGGGTCGACCCTGCGGCTCGGCCGGCTCACCGAACCGTCGATCGTGGACCTGGTCAGCGCCCTCGCCGGCGGGCGGCCCGGCGGCGGGCTGCTCGGGCTGGCCGCCGGGGCCGCCGGCAATCCGTTGTATCTCACGGAGCTCGTCGGGGCGTTGGCGCGGGGCGGCGGGCTCGCCGTCGACGCGGCCGGGGACGTCGAGTCCACCGGCCAGCCTCCGACCTCGCTGTCCGCGGCGATCGCCGACCGGCTCGGTTTCCTGCCAGAACCCGTGCGACAGGTACTGCGGGCAGCCGCCCTCCTCGGCGGCGACTTCACCGTCCCCGACCTCGCCGTCGTGTCCGGCCGGCCGGTCGCGGAGCTGGCCGGCACCCTGGCCGAGGCCCGCGCCGCCGGGGTGCTCACCGGTTCCCTGGCTTTCCGGCACCCCCTGATCCGCACCGCCCTGTACGACGAACTGCCGGCCCCGGTCCGCGCCGCCTGGCACCTCGACGCCGGCCGCGCGCTCGCCGACGCCGGCGCGTCCGTGGACCGGGTGGCCCGCCAGGTGCTGCCCGCCGTGGCCGGCACCCCCGACACCGAACCCGTCGACCCGTGGGTGGTGCGCTGGCTGCACTCCGCCGCCGCGGCGCTGGTCGGCCAGGCCCCGCAGGTCGCCGTGGAGCTGCTGCGCCGCGCGGTCCCCGGCCGGTCCGACGGGGTGCTCGCCAGCCGGCTCGCCGACGCCCTCTACCGGGTCGGCGACCCGGCCGCGGCCGAGAAGGTCGCCAGCCGCGCCCTCCTCCTCGCCTCGGACCCCGACGTCGTCGTGGACCTGCACTGGACCCTCACCCAGTGCCGGACGCTGACCGGCACGTCGTCGGACTTCCTGCCCGAGGCACTCGCCGCTGCGGAGCCCGGCTCCCGGCATCGGGCCCGGCTGCTCGTCCTCACCGCCCGCACGCACTGGGGCACCGGGCACGTCGACACCGCCGCCCGGGTCGCCGCCGAGGCCCTCGACCTCGGCACGGCGGTCGGCGACCGGTGGGCGACCAGCTGGGCGCTGCACGTCCTGACCATCGTGGCCATGACCCGCGGCGCGGTCGCCGACGCGTTGCCCCTGTTCGAACGGGCCCTCGCCGAGGCCGACGCCGAACCGGGGCTCACGGACCTGCGGCTGCTGCTGCAGATCAACCAGGCCGGCGCGTTCGGGGAACTCGACCGGCAGGCCGAGGCCCTGGCCGCCGTGCAGCAGGTCGGCCAGCTCGCCGACCGGACCGGCAACGTCGTCCGGCTCGCCCAGGCGCACAGCGCCCTCGGACAGCTGTCCCTGGACGCCGGCCGGTGGGACGACGCGCTCGCCGAGGTCGACGTGCTGCCCGCCGAGCTGAAGGACCCGGCCGTCGCGTGCTGCGACCACGGGGTGGCGGCCGTGATCGGCTTCCACCGGTCCCAACCGGAACTGGCCCGCGGCCACCTCGCGGCGGCCGGGCCGTACGCCGACCGGATCGGCGACCGGCTCGTCGGACCGCTCGCCCTGGCCCGCAGCCTCGACCACGAGCTGGCCGGCGAACCGGCGGCGGCCCTCGCCGTCCTGGGCGAGGCGCGCGACCTGCTCCCCGAGGCAGTCCGGCTCGCCGTGGCCCTCGGCGACCGGGACCGCGCCGGCGAACTGACCCTGCTCGCCGAGCGGTTGGCCTGCGACCAGCCCGTGCCGCACCGGCTGGCCGTGGCGCTGCACTGCCGGGGTCAGCTCGACGGCGACCCGGCGGCCCTGCTGCTCGCCGCCGACCGGTACCAGGACTCCGGGCGGGCCCTGCCCCGGGCGGTGGCGCTGGAGGCCGGCGCGGCGGCGTTCGCGGAACACGGGGACAAGACGTCTGCCCGGGCGGCGTACGCGCGGGCGTTCGACGCGTACACCGCACTCGGCGCGACCTGGGACCTCGCCCGGCTCGGGGCCCGGCTGCGCACGCACGGCATCCGCCGGGGGCCGCAGGGCAGCCACCGGCGGACGTACACGGGCTGGGACAGCCTCACCCCGACCGAGGTGAGGATCGCCGCGCTGGTCGTGGAGGGGCTGTCCAACCCGCAGATCGGGGCCCGGCTATTCCTGTCGCCACGGACGGTCGGCACCCATGTCTCGCACATCCTGGCGAAGCTCGGGGTGCACTCGCGGATCGACATCGCCCGGGAGTCCGGGCTGCGGGCGTCCAGCTGA
- a CDS encoding DUF6328 family protein, protein MNHWLTHHPAPRREDPSDHLTGHPSELPAGPQSEQHDQWNLRARGETPTQRLDRNYSEILQEVRVAQTGVQLLLAFLLALAFTPRFGALTDFERSLYVASLILGAAATALLIAPAPFHRLLFQRRLKEQLVRACALFVQFGLALLMLSLSASMLLILDVVLGTGPAAWITAGTLAWFCLWWYAVPLWSRARHGREPGSAGRPQPGLPGDVDPRVHPELRQDVRDMGADRPWRQE, encoded by the coding sequence GTGAACCACTGGCTGACCCACCATCCGGCACCCCGCCGCGAGGACCCGTCCGACCATCTGACGGGGCACCCGTCAGAGCTCCCGGCCGGGCCGCAGTCCGAGCAGCACGACCAGTGGAACCTCCGGGCCCGGGGCGAGACGCCCACCCAGCGGCTGGACCGCAACTACAGCGAGATCCTCCAGGAGGTCAGGGTCGCGCAGACCGGGGTGCAACTGCTGCTGGCGTTCCTGCTGGCCCTGGCGTTCACGCCGAGGTTCGGCGCGCTGACGGACTTCGAGCGTTCCCTGTACGTCGCGAGCCTGATCCTCGGCGCGGCGGCCACCGCCCTCCTGATCGCCCCGGCCCCGTTCCACCGGCTGCTCTTCCAGCGCCGGCTCAAGGAGCAGCTGGTCCGGGCGTGCGCGCTGTTCGTCCAGTTCGGACTGGCGCTGCTGATGCTGTCGCTGAGTGCCTCGATGCTGCTGATCCTCGACGTGGTCCTCGGCACCGGCCCGGCCGCGTGGATCACCGCCGGCACCCTGGCCTGGTTCTGCCTGTGGTGGTACGCCGTCCCGCTGTGGAGCCGCGCCCGACACGGCCGCGAGCCCGGTTCAGCTGGACGCCCGCAGCCCGGACTCCCGGGCGATGTCGATCCGCGAGTGCACCCCGAGCTTCGCCAGGATGTGCGAGACATGGGTGCCGACCGTCCGTGGCGACAGGAATAG